The Labrus mixtus chromosome 16, fLabMix1.1, whole genome shotgun sequence genome window below encodes:
- the sesn2 gene encoding sestrin-2 isoform X1, with protein MDNNPAAGSNCTANGGNILRRVPDSGRSCRYQSESESDMNPSVKSLARLCSRDEEERAAALEELSQGVMMCLGIDQSCSTRLNRQTLLHLLRLSRSCPLQKVRGKATELLRTAQEHGVDVPRALASGPSAFINAKEMLKEGPDQDILIESFLSSGRVDHITMVMALHPAYLSCVLRTQHALLELDGPLPRHWRHYIAVMAAARHHCSYLVQQHSTGFLEAGGEESWLSDLKHAPTKLRSLQTLNKLLAHRPWLITQQLIQELVCPGADPRWSLAELIHAVVLMAHAHSLCSFVWGCGLNPEPDHIGGYTFQPPSPGHLPRSPHSPAHEDGRQELVDGTMEVEVLMKRMVELQQQQEEEECTQEEMVTRFERERSESIPTAVVRGAPPDLVLHLVEDPEFRYEDFAPRGEQAPPTMRAQDYSWEDHGYSLVNRLLPDMGQLLDEKFQVVSNLTYHRMAMHEGVDTHTLRKALWNYIHCLYGIRYDDYDYGSVNVLLERSLKVFVKTLACHPEQTTARIYRAFWRHFRHSEKVHANLIVMEARLQAALLYTLRAITHYMR; from the exons ATGGATAACAATCCTGCTGCAGGTTCTAACTGCACGGCTAACGGAGGAAACATCCTGCGAAGAGTGCCCGACTCCGGCCGCTCATGTCGCTACCAGTCCGAGTCGGAGTCGGATATGAACCCGTCTGTGAAGAGCTTAGCTCGGCTGTGCAGTAGGGACGAAGAGGAGCGAGCAGCGGCTCTGGAGGAGCTGAGCCAAGGAGTGATGATGTGTTTAGGAATAGACCAGTCCTGCTCAACACGACTGAACAGACAAACACTTCTGCATCTGCTTCGACTTTCCCGATCGTGTCCGCTGCAGAAGGTACGAGGGAAAGCAACCGAGCTGCTGCGGACCGCACAG GAACACGGAGTTGACGTCCCTCGGGCTCTGGCCTCAGGTCCAAGTGCTTTCATCAATGCAAAAGAG ATGTTGAAAGAAGGGCCAGATCAGGACATCCTGATTGAATCTTTTCTTTCATCCGGTCGCGTGGACCATATCACCATGGTGATGGCTCTGCACCCTGCTTACCTCAGCTGTGTCCTCAGGACCCAGCATGCTTTGTTGGAGCTGGATGGCCCCTTGCCTCGTCACTGGAGACATTATATTGCTGTTATG GCTGCGGCTCGACATCACTGCTCATACCTGGTGCAGCAGCACAGCACGGGCTTCCTTGAGGccggaggagaggagagctggcTGAGTGACCTGAAGCACGCTCCAACCAAACTCCGCAGCCTGCAGACACTCAACAAGCTGCTGGCACACAGACCCTGGCTCATCACACAGCAGCTCATCCAG GAGCTGGTGTGTCCTGGAGCAGATCCTCGCTGGTCATTGGCTGAACTCATCCATGCTGTGGTCCTGATGGCACACGCTCATTCGCTCTGCTCGTTTGTGTGGGGCTGCGGCTTAAACCCTGAACCTGACCACATCGGAGGATACACCTTCCAACCTCCGTCACCTGGGCACCTTCCCCGAAGCCCTCATAGCCCTGCTCATGAGGATGGAAGGCAAGAG CTGGTTGACGGAACaatggaggtggaggtgttgaTGAAGAGGatggtggagctgcagcagcagcaggaagaggaggaatgcACGCAGGAGGAGATGGTTACTCGCTTTGAGAGGGAGAGGAGCGAGAGTATACCAACCG cgGTGGTGCGGGGAGCACCACCTGACCTGGTGCTCCATCTGGTTGAGGATCCAGAGTTCAGATACGAGGACTTTGCTCCCAGAGGAGAGCAGGCACCTCCCACCATGAGAGCACAG GACTACTCATGGGAGGACCATGGCTACTCTCTGGTCAACAGACTGCTGCCAGACATGGGTCAGCTTCTGGATGAAAAATTCCAG GTAGTCAGCAACTTGACCTACCACAGGATGGCCATGCACGAAGGTGTTGATACTCACACTCTGAGAAAAGCTCTGTGGAACTACATCCACTGTCTATATGGCATCCG CTACGATGATTACGACTACggcagtgtgaatgtgttgctGGAACGCTCTCTGAAGGTGTTTGTTAAAACATTGGCCTGTCACCCTGAGCAGACCACTGCTCGCATTTACCGCGCCTTCTGGAGACACTTCAGACACTCTGAAAAG GTTCATGCAAACCTAATAGTGATGGAAGCCCGCCTACAAGCAGCCCTTCTTTACACCTTACGAGCCATCACTCACTACATGAGATGA
- the sesn2 gene encoding sestrin-2 isoform X2, with product MMSEHGVDVPRALASGPSAFINAKEMLKEGPDQDILIESFLSSGRVDHITMVMALHPAYLSCVLRTQHALLELDGPLPRHWRHYIAVMAAARHHCSYLVQQHSTGFLEAGGEESWLSDLKHAPTKLRSLQTLNKLLAHRPWLITQQLIQELVCPGADPRWSLAELIHAVVLMAHAHSLCSFVWGCGLNPEPDHIGGYTFQPPSPGHLPRSPHSPAHEDGRQELVDGTMEVEVLMKRMVELQQQQEEEECTQEEMVTRFERERSESIPTAVVRGAPPDLVLHLVEDPEFRYEDFAPRGEQAPPTMRAQDYSWEDHGYSLVNRLLPDMGQLLDEKFQVVSNLTYHRMAMHEGVDTHTLRKALWNYIHCLYGIRYDDYDYGSVNVLLERSLKVFVKTLACHPEQTTARIYRAFWRHFRHSEKVHANLIVMEARLQAALLYTLRAITHYMR from the exons ATGATGTCT GAACACGGAGTTGACGTCCCTCGGGCTCTGGCCTCAGGTCCAAGTGCTTTCATCAATGCAAAAGAG ATGTTGAAAGAAGGGCCAGATCAGGACATCCTGATTGAATCTTTTCTTTCATCCGGTCGCGTGGACCATATCACCATGGTGATGGCTCTGCACCCTGCTTACCTCAGCTGTGTCCTCAGGACCCAGCATGCTTTGTTGGAGCTGGATGGCCCCTTGCCTCGTCACTGGAGACATTATATTGCTGTTATG GCTGCGGCTCGACATCACTGCTCATACCTGGTGCAGCAGCACAGCACGGGCTTCCTTGAGGccggaggagaggagagctggcTGAGTGACCTGAAGCACGCTCCAACCAAACTCCGCAGCCTGCAGACACTCAACAAGCTGCTGGCACACAGACCCTGGCTCATCACACAGCAGCTCATCCAG GAGCTGGTGTGTCCTGGAGCAGATCCTCGCTGGTCATTGGCTGAACTCATCCATGCTGTGGTCCTGATGGCACACGCTCATTCGCTCTGCTCGTTTGTGTGGGGCTGCGGCTTAAACCCTGAACCTGACCACATCGGAGGATACACCTTCCAACCTCCGTCACCTGGGCACCTTCCCCGAAGCCCTCATAGCCCTGCTCATGAGGATGGAAGGCAAGAG CTGGTTGACGGAACaatggaggtggaggtgttgaTGAAGAGGatggtggagctgcagcagcagcaggaagaggaggaatgcACGCAGGAGGAGATGGTTACTCGCTTTGAGAGGGAGAGGAGCGAGAGTATACCAACCG cgGTGGTGCGGGGAGCACCACCTGACCTGGTGCTCCATCTGGTTGAGGATCCAGAGTTCAGATACGAGGACTTTGCTCCCAGAGGAGAGCAGGCACCTCCCACCATGAGAGCACAG GACTACTCATGGGAGGACCATGGCTACTCTCTGGTCAACAGACTGCTGCCAGACATGGGTCAGCTTCTGGATGAAAAATTCCAG GTAGTCAGCAACTTGACCTACCACAGGATGGCCATGCACGAAGGTGTTGATACTCACACTCTGAGAAAAGCTCTGTGGAACTACATCCACTGTCTATATGGCATCCG CTACGATGATTACGACTACggcagtgtgaatgtgttgctGGAACGCTCTCTGAAGGTGTTTGTTAAAACATTGGCCTGTCACCCTGAGCAGACCACTGCTCGCATTTACCGCGCCTTCTGGAGACACTTCAGACACTCTGAAAAG GTTCATGCAAACCTAATAGTGATGGAAGCCCGCCTACAAGCAGCCCTTCTTTACACCTTACGAGCCATCACTCACTACATGAGATGA